A single region of the Acipenser ruthenus chromosome 57, fAciRut3.2 maternal haplotype, whole genome shotgun sequence genome encodes:
- the LOC131724838 gene encoding zinc finger protein 583-like isoform X2 yields the protein MDVSVSVSFFQDELASTIEHAVKAAVDTVLCQITKVVGGKFTEFRMEMAGKEKENESLKLRLEISESELKAVRECMNAADADIKQPLRNMNPDCNEQDFQRNENQGIFQDTKESHAVPKSEAQGSRIEAVYTQEEPFDQEWCASLKQVTELTCVKDEEVPRLECVPIKEEFIEQECVPIAEGVPTENNVCTLEENNTLVSSLHDDCPPARELGFGVPEGNDTGGTPFPCADCGKSFSHLSQLKIHQRIHTGEKRYHCNEYPKDSHARSRIEAVYTQEEPFDKEWCASLKQVTELAFVKDEEVRRLECVPIKEEFIEQECVPIAEEVPTENNVCTLEENNKLGSSLCDDCPLEYELGFGAAKGNITGWTPLSQLKIHQRVHTGEKPYHCTVCEKRFSRLADLKRHQRIHTGEKPYQCTECGRSFTLLQHLKRHQRIHSGEKPYHCNDCGKRFSRSWHLKRHQCVHTGPKPYHCAEWEDIQSFIVP from the exons atggacgtcagcgtctccgtgtcgttctttcaagacgagctcgcctctaccatcgagcacgcagtgaaagcggctgtagacaccgtcttgtgccaaatcacaaaagttgtcggcggcaaattcactgaattccgaatggaaatggctggaaaggagaaagagaatgaaagtctgaagctgagattggaaatatcagagagcgagttgaaagcagtgcgggaatgcatgaacgctgcagatgcagacattaaacaacctctcagaaacatgaaccccgactgcaatgaacaagactttcagaggaatgaGAACCAGGggatatttcaag ataccaaagagagccatgctgtccctaaatctgaagcacaggggtcaaggatagaagcagtttacacacaagaggagccctttgaccaggagtggtgtgcaagtctaaagcaggttacagagctgacatgtgttaaagatgaagaggtccctcgactggaatgtgttcctattaaagaggaattcatagaacaggaatgtgtccccatcgcagagggagttcctactgaaaataatgtctgtacacttgaggagaacaacacgCTGGTGTCAAGTCTGCATGATGATTGTCCACCTGCACGTGAACTGGGATTTGGAG TTCCTGAAGGGAATGACACAGGAGGGACTccatttccctgtgctgattgtggaaagagtttcagtcatttatcacagcttaaaatccaccagcgtattcacacaggagagaaacgctaccactgtaatgaat atcccaaagaTAGCCATGCCAGGTcaaggatagaagcagtttacacacaagaaGAGCCCTTTGACAAGGAGTGGTGTGCcagtctaaagcaggttacagagctggcatttgttaaagatgaagaggtccgtcgactggaatgtgttcctattaaagaggaattcatagaacaggaatgtgtccccatcgcagaggaagttcctactgaaaataatgtctgtacacttgaggagaacaacaagctgggatccagcctgtgtgatgattgtccacTTGAATATGAACTGGGATTTGGAG CGGCTAAAGGAAATATCACAGGATGGACTCCTTTATCAcagcttaaaatccaccagcgtgttcacacaggagagaaaccttatcactgcacagTGTGTGAGAAGAGATTCAGTCGTTTAGCAGACCTGAAgagacaccagcgcattcacacaggagagaaaccttatcagtgcactgagtgtgggaggagtttcacacTGTTACAACATCTTAAAAGACATCAGCGCATTCACAGTGGAGAAAAACCTTatcactgtaatgactgtgggaagagattcagtcgttCATGgcaccttaaaagacaccagtgCGTTCACACAGGTCCGAAACCTTATCACTGCGCAGAGTGGGAAGACATTCAGTCATTTATCGTACCTTAA
- the LOC131724838 gene encoding zinc finger protein 300-like isoform X1 — protein MDVSVSVSFFQDELASTIEHAVKAAVDTVLCQITKVVGGKFTEFRMEMAGKEKENESLKLRLEISESELKAVRECMNAADADIKQPLRNMNPDCNEQDFQRNENQGIFQDTKESHAVPKSEAQGSRIEAVYTQEEPFDQEWCASLKQVTELTCVKDEEVPRLECVPIKEEFIEQECVPIAEGVPTENNVCTLEENNTLVSSLHDDCPPARELGFGVPEGNDTGGTPFPCADCGKSFSHLSQLKIHQRIHTGEKRYHCNECEKRFSRLDHLKNHQRIHTGEKPHHYPKDSHARSRIEAVYTQEEPFDKEWCASLKQVTELAFVKDEEVRRLECVPIKEEFIEQECVPIAEEVPTENNVCTLEENNKLGSSLCDDCPLEYELGFGAAKGNITGWTPLSQLKIHQRVHTGEKPYHCTVCEKRFSRLADLKRHQRIHTGEKPYQCTECGRSFTLLQHLKRHQRIHSGEKPYHCNDCGKRFSRSWHLKRHQCVHTGPKPYHCAEWEDIQSFIVP, from the exons atggacgtcagcgtctccgtgtcgttctttcaagacgagctcgcctctaccatcgagcacgcagtgaaagcggctgtagacaccgtcttgtgccaaatcacaaaagttgtcggcggcaaattcactgaattccgaatggaaatggctggaaaggagaaagagaatgaaagtctgaagctgagattggaaatatcagagagcgagttgaaagcagtgcgggaatgcatgaacgctgcagatgcagacattaaacaacctctcagaaacatgaaccccgactgcaatgaacaagactttcagaggaatgaGAACCAGGggatatttcaag ataccaaagagagccatgctgtccctaaatctgaagcacaggggtcaaggatagaagcagtttacacacaagaggagccctttgaccaggagtggtgtgcaagtctaaagcaggttacagagctgacatgtgttaaagatgaagaggtccctcgactggaatgtgttcctattaaagaggaattcatagaacaggaatgtgtccccatcgcagagggagttcctactgaaaataatgtctgtacacttgaggagaacaacacgCTGGTGTCAAGTCTGCATGATGATTGTCCACCTGCACGTGAACTGGGATTTGGAG TTCCTGAAGGGAATGACACAGGAGGGACTccatttccctgtgctgattgtggaaagagtttcagtcatttatcacagcttaaaatccaccagcgtattcacacaggagagaaacgctaccactgtaatgaatgtgagaAGAGGTTCTCTCGATTGGACCATCTTAAAaatcaccagcgaattcacacaggagagaaaccacaccact atcccaaagaTAGCCATGCCAGGTcaaggatagaagcagtttacacacaagaaGAGCCCTTTGACAAGGAGTGGTGTGCcagtctaaagcaggttacagagctggcatttgttaaagatgaagaggtccgtcgactggaatgtgttcctattaaagaggaattcatagaacaggaatgtgtccccatcgcagaggaagttcctactgaaaataatgtctgtacacttgaggagaacaacaagctgggatccagcctgtgtgatgattgtccacTTGAATATGAACTGGGATTTGGAG CGGCTAAAGGAAATATCACAGGATGGACTCCTTTATCAcagcttaaaatccaccagcgtgttcacacaggagagaaaccttatcactgcacagTGTGTGAGAAGAGATTCAGTCGTTTAGCAGACCTGAAgagacaccagcgcattcacacaggagagaaaccttatcagtgcactgagtgtgggaggagtttcacacTGTTACAACATCTTAAAAGACATCAGCGCATTCACAGTGGAGAAAAACCTTatcactgtaatgactgtgggaagagattcagtcgttCATGgcaccttaaaagacaccagtgCGTTCACACAGGTCCGAAACCTTATCACTGCGCAGAGTGGGAAGACATTCAGTCATTTATCGTACCTTAA